The nucleotide sequence ACGATCAAGTTTGCCAAGGAAAACGTATTTCCCAAATACATGGATGCCATCAAAGCCCTTGGAGTCATCAAGGTGGGACATATCGGAACGGTAACCGCTGACGGGGCCCTGGATTTTTATGACGGCAAATTGCGTCTGATGAAACCGGACGGCACCTATGATGATTTTGCCTACGATCAGTATCTTGATCACATTGGTGAGCATGTGGAACCATGGTCCTATCAGAAGTTTCCCTATGCCAAGGCCTGGGGTCAAGGGTTTGCAATGGATTTGAATAATCCCGGGGGTATCTACCGCAGCAATTGCCTGGCACGCATCAATGTTTGCGACAAGATGGCCACCCCGCGGGCCCAGGCAGAGCTGGAGGAGTTCAGGGCCAATTTCGGCCGGCCGGCGCACTTGACCCTGCTTTACCACTATGCCCGCCTGATCGAGCTGGTGCAATGTGCGGAGCATATGGTGGAGCTGCTGGAGGACCCGGAGATTACCAGCCTGGACGTTCGCGTCAAGATAGAGCCCAGGGCCGGACGGGGTGTGGGCTGTGTGGAAGCCCCGCGCGGCACGTTGATTCATGACTATGAGACCGATGCCGAGGGCCTGATCACCAAGGCGAACCTGATTGTGGGCACCACCCACAACAATGCGGCCATGAATCTGTCGGTCAAGCAGGCGGCCACGGCGCTGATCAAGGACGGCATCTATGACCAGGGGATCCTGAACAAGGTGGAGATGGCCATACGCGCCTATGACCCCTGACTGAGCTGTGCCACCCACCGCCTGGATGGCGGTATCGCCGTTGACATGACCATCGTTGATGCCAATGGAAATGTGATCGACCGGCTCAGCAAATAGAATCCATAACCCGGGCAAGCCGGAACTAAAAAAATATTTGCCACCAAGGCACCAAGATACAAAGAATAATATTTATTATGCTATCTTCGTGCCTTGGTGTCTTAGTGGCGATAAAAAAAATATGCCACTAAAAAACACATTTAAAATTAAGAAATGAAAGGAGCCACAGAAGACAACATCAGCGTTTTCTGTGGCTCCGCCTTTTTCAATGTGACCATTTCGTAAGCTGGACAAGCCCCAAAGGCGGGACAGGCTGGAAAAGAAAAAGATTTTTTATCACGAAAGCGCAAAAATACGAAAACACGAAAAAATATAAAATTTCGTGCTTTCCCTATTTCGCGTTTTCGTGGTAGATGCTAATTTTAACAGAAAAACCCCAAAAACTTACTACTAAGGGACTCATGATTGAGCAACTGTTTGAAAAATCGGTATTGATTTTTGGCTGCGGCAACATCTTTTTCGGAGACGACGGCTTTGGACCGGCTGCGGTAAATTACTTAAAGGATAATTATACCCTTCCGGATGATGTCCTGGTAATGGATGTCGGTACAAGTGTTCGGGACATTTTGTTTGATCTTGCCTTGAGCGAGAAAAAGCCCCGCAAGATCATCGTGGTCGATGCGGTTGATTATCCCGATAAACATCCGGGAGAAGTTTTTGAAATTCCGGTTGAGGGCATCCCGCAAAACAAGACCTCGGATTTTTCTTTGCACCAGTTTCCAACCGTGAATATACTCAAGGAGCTCAAGGAGCAAACCCGGATAGAAGTAAAAATTATAGTGGCCCAAACCGCGGAAGTGCCGGATACGATCAGGCCCGGCCTTTCCAAACCCATGGAAGGCGCCATCGTTGCAGCATGTGAGCGGATCATGCTGGACATCACAAAACCGTAAATCGTCAATCTTCAATTCATGTTAAGGACAGGTTTATCAGATACCATTCATGTTCTTTCAAGTTCTGCCGCCGCTGCTTGAATCTGCCGCCAGGCCTGCTCGACATGGTATTTTTCGGTATGGGTCTGGCCGACGCAAAACCGCAGGACATACCGGCCGTTTAGGGTAGTATGGGTTAAATAGAGATGGCCGCTTTGATTCAGGCGGTTCAGAAGTTTTTGGTTAAACGCATCCCCCCCTGTATTCCGGAAACAAACCAGGTTCAAGGGCGCCGGCGCAACAAGCTCGAAATGCCCGGACCCTGCCACCTGCGTTGCGAAACCTTGAGCCAGTTCAATGTGGCGTCTGATATGGTAACGCAAACCTTCGATGCCATAGCAGCGGATCACGAACCAGAGCTTCAGGGAACGAAAGCGCCGGCCCAGCGGAATGTGCCAATCCCGATAGTCGATGACGGCGCCGGATTCCGTGGCCTTGTTACGCAAATACTCCGGCAACACGCTCAGGGTTTTAATCAATATTTTCCGATCGGCCACATAGAAACAGTCGCAATCAAAATTGGTAAACATCCATTTGTGAGGGTTAAAACAGTAGCTGTCGGCCAGTTCCAGGCCGTTATGGATATAGCGGTACTCAGAACATAGCGCGGCCGTACCCGACATGGCACCATCCACATGCAGCCAGAGGCCTTCTGTTTTGCAGATTTGGCCGATTTCCGGCAGCGGGTCCATGGCGTTGGAGGATGTGGTTCCCACGGTAGCGCAAACAAAACATGGAATCAGACCGGCCTGACGATCTTGCCTGATCTGCCCGGCCAGGGCATCGGGTCGTAGCGCAAAGCAGTCATCCACCTCGATTAAATGAAGGTGCTGACTGCCCAGCCCGGCAATCTTGACGGCTTTTTCAATAGAAGAATGGGCTTGGGTGGAGGCATAGGCAACCAGACGCCCATCACATCCCTGCCGGTTACTTTCGAAGTTTGTTGCCCGTTCGCGGGCAGCCAGGAGGGCACAGAGGGAAGCACTTGAGGCCGAATCCTGGATAACCCCGCCACCGGCAGTATCAGATTTGAACTTGGCAGGCAGCCCCAGCATATCTACCAGCCAATCGAGCACATGCGTCTCCAGTTCCGTGCAGGCCGGGCTTGTTGACCACAGCATCCCCTGAACCCCTAATCCGGCCGCTAACAACTCCCCCAGTATGGCGGGTCCCGAGGCATTTGCCGGGAAGAAGGCAAAGAAGTTGGGTGACTGCCAATGGGTGATCCCGGGAAGTATCAGCTTGTCCACATCTTTAAGAATGGTTTCAAAGGCCTCTGGGTGTACGGGCGGTCCGGCTGGAAGCAAAGCTCGAATCTGCCCGGGTGCAACCTGGGATAGAACCGGCAGCGTTTCGATTCTCTGGTAGTAATCAGCGATCCAATCGATCACTGCTCGACCATGCCGGCGGAAATCTTCCATTGTCATGTGAAAATCTGTTTTTTCAGACATTGTTCCTCCTTATTCGTTGAGGCGACATGTTGGGTCATCAATGCCCGGAAATCTGGCTTCCTGGTATTTGCTGCAGATGGAATTCAGATACTTTCGGCAACTTTACGGATGATAGTTTCAAGCCTGACGGCGGCATCTTTGGCGACAGCAATGATTTCTTCAACCCTGGCAGGAACCGGGGCGTCCGGGTCATGAACGTTGCTAATGATTGACAGCCCGAGTACCTGCATGCCGGCGTGAACCGCTGCGATGACTTCCTGGACAGTCGAAAAACCAACCGCATCGGCGCCGATGGCCCTCAAGAAGCGGATTTCGGCCGGTGTCTCTAAAGAAGGGCCTTTCAGCCCAGCATAGACCCCTTTTTGCAAATGCAACCCCGAATCTTTGGCGGCATGTTCCGCCAGCGCAACAAGCTTTTTACTATAGGCGGCACTCATGTCGGGAAAGCGGATACCCCAACTGTCTTTATTGGGTCCGCTAAGGGGATTTGAACCGCTTAGATTGATGTGGTCGGTGATGATCATCAGATCTCCGGCAGCAAACCCGGGATTCAGACCGCCGGCGGCATTGCAAAGGATCAGGGTTTTAACGCTAAGCTCCTGCATGACCCTGATCGGAAAGGCGACTTGGAGCGCCGAAAAGCCTTCGTAAAGATGAAAGCGGCCCTGCATGGCCATGACGGATTTTCCCTGGATGCTGCCGACAATAAGTCTGCCGATATGACTTTCCACCGTAGTGGCGGGCAAATGAGGGATATCGGTGTAGTTGAAGGTGGCCTTGACGTTTAGAAATTCGGCGCTTTGGCCGAGTCCTGTTCCCGTCAGAAGGCCGATTTCAGGAAGCCTTTTGAAATGAGGTTTTAAGAACTCCGCGGCTTGGACGGCTTTGTGTTTATAATTTTTCATCATTTCAATTTTAATTCAGTGTCTTGAGGCCGTCAAGCAAACAAATTGTAACGCGGCATATTGAATTGAGAAATGATCTAGTTGACACTTTTCGTGCAATTCAATAAGAAAAAATTATCATGAACTTTTCAATATACAATCATGAGGTGAATCATATGAAAACCGAAGAAAAAAGATCGGCTATCGAGAGTATAGTTCAAAAATATCCCCGCAAAGAATCCGCCATCTTGCCCGCACTCTATTATTTGCAGAGGCAAAACAACAATTCACTTTCAGAGCAGGATATCAAAGATGTCGCCGCAATACTCAACATATCCATGAGTACGGCCTATGGCGTTGCTACCTATTACACCATGTTTAACAAGAAGCCTGTAGGAAAATA is from Candidatus Desulfatibia profunda and encodes:
- a CDS encoding Ni/Fe hydrogenase subunit alpha, coding for MGKIINIQPVTRIEGHAKVAIHLDDAGNVADTRLHIQTLRGFEKFVEGRPAEEMPRIVCHICGICPWAHHLASSKAGDACFGVTPPPAAVKLRRLMQMIAYVGDKLLHFYFLAAPDFVIGPDADYSVRNVVGIVGAAPDIAKQVVHLRHLTAQILERFAGRAIHPTFSMPGGVSKPMTQTERAEIQSHTKELLDFSLFTIKFAKENVFPKYMDAIKALGVIKVGHIGTVTADGALDFYDGKLRLMKPDGTYDDFAYDQYLDHIGEHVEPWSYQKFPYAKAWGQGFAMDLNNPGGIYRSNCLARINVCDKMATPRAQAELEEFRANFGRPAHLTLLYHYARLIELVQCAEHMVELLEDPEITSLDVRVKIEPRAGRGVGCVEAPRGTLIHDYETDAEGLITKANLIVGTTHNNAAMNLSVKQAATALIKDGIYDQGILNKVEMAIRAYDP
- a CDS encoding hydrogenase maturation protease encodes the protein MIEQLFEKSVLIFGCGNIFFGDDGFGPAAVNYLKDNYTLPDDVLVMDVGTSVRDILFDLALSEKKPRKIIVVDAVDYPDKHPGEVFEIPVEGIPQNKTSDFSLHQFPTVNILKELKEQTRIEVKIIVAQTAEVPDTIRPGLSKPMEGAIVAACERIMLDITKP
- a CDS encoding aspartate aminotransferase family protein yields the protein MTMEDFRRHGRAVIDWIADYYQRIETLPVLSQVAPGQIRALLPAGPPVHPEAFETILKDVDKLILPGITHWQSPNFFAFFPANASGPAILGELLAAGLGVQGMLWSTSPACTELETHVLDWLVDMLGLPAKFKSDTAGGGVIQDSASSASLCALLAARERATNFESNRQGCDGRLVAYASTQAHSSIEKAVKIAGLGSQHLHLIEVDDCFALRPDALAGQIRQDRQAGLIPCFVCATVGTTSSNAMDPLPEIGQICKTEGLWLHVDGAMSGTAALCSEYRYIHNGLELADSYCFNPHKWMFTNFDCDCFYVADRKILIKTLSVLPEYLRNKATESGAVIDYRDWHIPLGRRFRSLKLWFVIRCYGIEGLRYHIRRHIELAQGFATQVAGSGHFELVAPAPLNLVCFRNTGGDAFNQKLLNRLNQSGHLYLTHTTLNGRYVLRFCVGQTHTEKYHVEQAWRQIQAAAAELERT
- a CDS encoding purine-nucleoside phosphorylase, which codes for MKNYKHKAVQAAEFLKPHFKRLPEIGLLTGTGLGQSAEFLNVKATFNYTDIPHLPATTVESHIGRLIVGSIQGKSVMAMQGRFHLYEGFSALQVAFPIRVMQELSVKTLILCNAAGGLNPGFAAGDLMIITDHINLSGSNPLSGPNKDSWGIRFPDMSAAYSKKLVALAEHAAKDSGLHLQKGVYAGLKGPSLETPAEIRFLRAIGADAVGFSTVQEVIAAVHAGMQVLGLSIISNVHDPDAPVPARVEEIIAVAKDAAVRLETIIRKVAESI